The genomic window GATAAGTTTCAGCACCTCAGCTGTGCTCGCTTGACCTGCTTGCACCATCGCAAACATGTCATCAATCAATCCCAAACGGTCAAGTGGCGGCAACTCCATTTTTCGCACAGCGGGTAATAATTTCTCGAGCATTTCTTTGGAGTATCTTGTCCGATAGAAACCGACTGTACCAGGATTGATTTTTACCCAATCATCTGCAGTTACATCGTCCAATACAACTTCCATTGACTTTTGATCTAATAAGAAAGTTTTCGCAATCTTATTCGGATCACGTGATGTGGAAACGGTTACCGGGATCACCCAAGTATAATCACCATCCGGTGCTGAACCATCAGCAGTAAACTTATTTTGAGTCAATTTTAGAAGCCTTTGATTGTCACTATTTTGCACAGACTCCACACTTACTACTGGGAatcctttcaatttgatccaAGTAGACATAACTTTAGCGACTGGTTTTGAACTGGCTTCCTGCAAAGCAGCCCATAAATCTTCAGTGAATGTATTCTTATATTGATGACGTGTTAGGTAAATGTTCATGCCCTTTCGAAAGTCCTCCTCCCCAATATAGTCGTGAAGCATACGAATGACAGAAGCACCTTTGTTGTAactaatttcatcaaaaatttcatCAATCTCACATGGATGCCCCACTGGCACTTCAATTGGATGTGAATTCTTCAACGAATCCAATTCTAATGCCCGAGTATACATATCTGTGAcaaattgggtccaaatatcaTATTCGGGAAACAAATGGTTGACacataaaaattcaacaaatgaaGCATAGCCTTCATTTAACCACAAATGTGTCCACCACTCCATGGTAACCAAattgcctgaaaataaaatgaagtaaaaaatgaaaaaaaaaaaaccgtagCTGGCAAAAACGGATGAATTAACGACATTACACTTACCAAACCACTGATGGGCTATCTCATGTCCCACAGTTAAGGCAATAGATTGTTTGCGCATAAGAGAAGTATTTTTCGGATCAACTAATACAAAAGTTTCGCGATATGTCACGAGTCCCCAGTTCTCCATGGCACCCGCCGAAAAATCGGATATCGCTATTAAATCCATTTTTGGTAAGGGATATGCAATGTTGAAATAGCTCTTATAGTAAGGCAAAACTTTAGTAGCCACTTCAAGTGCAAAAAGACCTTGCTCTTTCTTGCCAATGGGTGTAAACACTCGCACTATTACACCATCTTCGGATTTACCTTCGACATAATCATATTCACCAACTACAACAGCCACCAAATATGTAGACATTATTGGAGTCCTATCGAAGCGTATGCGacgtaaattattttcaagtttttcttcTTGAATCTCAGGCATATTCGAAAGTGCGACTCGATCTTGTGGCACGATTAATGCTATATCGAAAGTTGCTTTGATAGCTGGTTCGTCCCAGCAAGGGAAACAACGTCTAGCATCAGTGGCTTCAAATTGAGTTACTCCAGCATATCGTTCCTCACCACCGGGCGTAAAATACTTGCTTCGATAGAAACCTTTCATCTTATCGTTGAGTTCTCCTGCGAAGGACATTTTCAAAACACCACTGGATGCAGCTGGGAGTTCCTTATCGAAGATCAATGTGGCAGTTTCATTGTCAGTGGAATAAGTAATATTACTTGGTTGCAATATCTCGCCATTTAATTCCAAGTCAACTTTATTTATTGTGATGTCCAAAGCATTCAGGGTAATACTTTTGGTTGCGTCACATATCTATaagttgtacatatattttaaacttatttcaataatataacaAACAAAGGAAAATAATGGTATCTCTCACAAAGAGATGTAAAAGTAGTATTTGCGTTGCATTTTCTTATCTCATtattaaatgtatttcttaTCTTAAGAGAAATTACTCAGTTATTCAGTTTTCAACAGCAAATGGTGGCAAACATGGATAATAAGACATGGTAAGGCTTTGAATATGGCTTCGTATATagactacatatgtatgcatgtgtacaaATATGCTACGTAGGTTTTTTTATTCTATATcccttttttcaataaaaactattttctatGCATTATTTtgatatctacatatacatatataatatatacacatgtactatgtatatatttgtagtgAAATAATATTCGAATTGCTAACGTCATTGAAGTATCCATGCGGAAACTGtgctttctttctttcttttaataCGGtagaaatgaaagcaaaatttattttattcccaTTCACTCCCATAAATATTTACCCTCCTTCATTCACACCACATATATTTACACTCGTACATACTTAATATATCACATACCTTTAAGTGTACGCTAGTATTGCCCTCGAAAGTGAAAGCCTCTAAGTTCGGCTGTAACTCTAAAACATAGTGCGTTGGCACAACGTCAGTTGGAAGGCGCTTAAATTCCTTTTGAGGTGATGTGGACATGTTTCGGCGGATTTCAAATCTATGGCCAGCAACACTATTAAAACCAGCGTCGGCGGAAGTGCGGGAAATAACAAAACCGTACTTTTGGCACAGGTCACCTAAAAGCGGGGCTTCCGTATATTTAAGCGGTGCTCCCAAAGATGCACTTGAATAATCTcgataaaattgtttttgctgttttacGTATTGCTTTGAAGAAATTGCAGTATCCAGATGCTCACACAAATGACAATTTTCTGTACATAAAGaactttcaaataataatacagAAGCACAATTTATTTTTGGGTACACAAAGCAAGGCAATTGGCTGGCCGACTGTTTCGAAACAATTAGAGCAACATCAATTGCAGTTAATTTACGACAACAATGGTAATCCGAATACAAACGAGCACGCAATGGATTCGAAAAttcttgtgaaaattttaatcttGGCTGGTATTCCGGTATTCTCTGTCGTACAAATCTTAATTTTATGCCGTGTAATTTTCTGATGAATTGAGTCAAGTTAACGGGACTATTGCAACTGACAGCTGGAATGGCATGCAAAAGGTAGCACAAAAATGTTAGATGATTAGTGTTACCAACGCAAAAGGTTAATTTCATTTCCAGTTGGAATATCGGTAAAACAGAACTTCGTAGAACAtgtataaagttaaaaaaaaaacacaaattcaaACAGCATTCCAAAAGTATTGACAATAATAAAAGAAACTTTGAGAGGTCGTTATTTAGTAAAGCATTTTAACAGTGGGTAAATTATTTGGCTGCGTAAAAGTGAACAAAGCAACACTGGTTATGTTTTACCTTTCAATAAATGTTGTGTGAACTCGGTATTTGCTTTTGCCAAATCAAGACGTAACTTTCCCAACTCTATATTAGTGAATGAATCGAATCACaaagataaaatatatatgtatggaataaaattgtaaatacatttCAGGTTCTAGGGTTTTACGatcagtatacatatgtatgtacaaaaatatgtcTATAAAGTGAGAAGCCGAGGCACTATCAAATGAGCTCAACCAGACCATCACTAGGAAGATTATTCCAACCAGAATTACGTTTCTGAGATGGTTATCTCAAAATAATGAATTACAATATCTATTACCGTTTTTGAATTTCCAAGCGTGCATTGCTGTCCGGCAACCAGCTTTTAAAGCATTAGTATACATTTCACTTTACTACAATTCTATATAATGGTAATGAGAGAAATGATTTAACGACAGGAGAAATGAATAAAGAACTTTTAGAGAAAATAGAATGGTAAAGCATACCCGGAAAACATATaatattgcatattttgtttttgtattcacACCTGATACACATGAGACTATTGGAAGGACAGATTGTATTATGTTGGCTTATTCATGGAAGGATCTCAGAGTTGCATTTATTTTGATCTTATCAACCATTTTGAAACTACAAGAAAAAATCTTATAATACAATTTAAAGAATTTGCATATTAATAAACTTTATTACTGTTAAATCTGTTGTTACACACATTGTTCtaatgaaatttcaattttcaaattacTGCTTAAGAAAAATTGAACTGGCTGTGAATGTTTCataagaagaggaagaagacaTCTTGACATTTGACAGTTAAGCTGATTTGGGCGAACAGTATAGAACTcatttttgtcgattttttcttcaaaagaagtatttactgaaaattaaaaaatgttgtcaaGAACCGCTTTACTTTcaggtaataataataaaaataattttatcttaattatgtaatttaaataatttcctcTTTGCCAAATCAAAAGTGTAGTTATATGGTAGAATATGCATGTTACGCGACTACTTTTGTCATCGTGGTTTATGTAATCGCGAGTGAAATGTCAAATtagtatatgcaaaaaatagaATAATGGGGTTTTGCAGCGtacttataataattttatgtacGATTTTTCAGTTCAACGTCCTTTGGGTGTCCTAGCTATGAGATCAGCTAGTGCGGCCGGTTCAGGTGATCAAGTTGCTCGCCGGGAGCGTCCGGAACATCCTGGCAAAGTTCGTTTAGGTTTCATTCCAGAAGAGTGGTTCCAGTTTTTCTACAATAAAACTGGTGTCACTGGCCCATACACTTTTGGTGTTGGTTTGCTTACTTACCTATGCTCCAAGGAAATTTACGTGATGGAACATGAGTACTACAGCGGCTTGTCTCTGGCCATCATGGCAATTGTTGCTGTAAAGAAACTTGGACCAACTGTCGCTGCTTGGACAGATAAGGAAATCGACGtatgatttatttaaatgttccGATTTGAAAAtgatcaaaatttttaacaagaGATTTTTAATGATAACCTAGAGAATCGAAAATGAATGGAAATCTGGCCGAGAGGAGGAACTACAAAATCTTGCTGATGCTATCGAAGCCGAAAAGAAGGAACAATGGCGCGCTGAAGGTGCTTTATTGCTTATGGATGCCAAGAAAGAAAACATAGCATTACAATTGGAAGCCGCATTCCGCGAACGTGCCATGAATGTCTACACTGAGGTATAATGCACTTTTTCtcttaagtatatataaaaatttatagtaaaaatgTACCGCTAATCATAGGTAAAACGCCGTTTGGATTATCAAGTGGAATGCCGTCATATTGAACGCCGTATTAACCAAAAACACATGGTGAACTGGATTGTAAACAATGTTCTTGGTTCAATCACTCCACAGCAAGAGAAGGAAACTCTTGACAAATGCATTGCAGATTTAAGCGCTCTTGCTGTTCGCGCCAAATAGATTActtgtttataatttaaaatatattttgaaagaaaaacgaatgtataatttaatatttaaattgtaagGAATGAACAATTGCCGCAATTTTcttctttaaatataaaattctgcaTTGACTGCGCCCAGAAAAGAAATGTCTTCTATTTTagcttattataaataattaagtatatacgaaaataaaaactatttaaaggtCATTTATAATATAGGGAAGTAgaataaacaattaataaagtttccaatatatacaaaatattaattaatttgaatattttagaaAAGAAGAAGTctaaaaattatgatttgacattaaattaatttatttgggGACCATTTATTTCGCAGGAAAATTATATTGTGAATATAAATTAAGGTGTTGATTTTTAAGAATGTATATCAGCCTAACACCATAAATTCAATACAAATTCACCatagcaataaaatttttagtaccaaaaatgcaactatgtaGTCGGTCAAATAGGCATCTCTTTTAACTGTCAAAGATTCGGTTCGGCTACTCATACGTGTCGTTTTCTTGTGTCGCTCTCGACGTGttcattttgttttctttggcaaaaaaggtaaaaataattactatCTGAAAATATCGTAAACTGtgaaatttgaagtgaaaaattagATTCTTTAAGAAAATCTAACTAAAATTTATGAAGTAGCTGTTTACCAAGTAGTTTTCTTATAGCAGTTGCCACAATATTGTTTTCAACttgttttctgtattttttgtagcaaaacCAAAATAGTCCTAAAAAGATGGCCCCACCACAAAGGATGCGTGTCGCCAATGAAAAGGCTAGCAAATACGTGACCATGCGAGGCAACGTACCAAAGTCATCGGTAAGTACAGACAGGTTATCAGTGCACTCCATTTTTCTGTAATATAtcgaaatttaagtttttaagttatacatgaaaatgttgaaattttgtAGTAACGTTAATAAACGtttcaaacatttaaaattgcttttctaaattaattgtgagttatagaaaaaacgttagaaacaaAACAGGTGAAAGTGCCACGCCGCCGTTCTGCGTCTTTAATGTTTGCTTATCGTTGATTACttctgtatgtatttatatacatgtgtgcATACTTGGTAATGTCAACGTACACTTGCTTTTgatgtttgtaaaatatttgaataatatttgtatagCATTATGGAGAAAACAAAATTGATATtgtcatatatacatttatacgtATAAAGAATATCAAATGATTGTTAATAATTATGAATAATTTGTCTTTCCAGAAATCCAAAGATAATCAATACCCTGTTGGACCTTGGCTTTTGGCATTGTTTATTTTCGTCGTTTGCGGTTCtgctatttttcaaataatccaGTCTATTCGAGCAGCGTAAAACTACAAACACCAACTAAAATagatctttaattttaaatgcaatGAATATTCTTCCGAAATCCAATCATATATAATTGCCAtagttttaaaaagttaaatgatTTCAAATAATAGTTTATTTAATGTGCTTGAAGTCtgaaatgatttatttatacGATGAAAATTATAAGCATTGAGGAATTAAATGCATCAGCTTAATTTGTCAGCAgttaaatgtataaatttattttcgaaagcaTTCCTTTTTGGTGATTATTGTGATTGGTTGGCTTTTCTCGAGCAACATGTTGTACTGTAAGCTCGGTATTTAAGatacaacttaaaaatttaattgatttacgtaattttgtatagaaatggtaatatattaattttttacttcttacaaatgaaaaaatgttttttttattttagggaTTGAAATGTATCAATTTCTTGAAGTCCTATGCCATGCCGTTTCAATAGACATTATATATGTTGTACCAGGTTGAAAAAACCGTTGTGTTCTGTCAATGAAgtcatttaaagaaaaatatgccAATTTTTGAGTGGCAAAATGTTTATTTAGCTAAATTATTCAAtaatcatataaaatttttagttcgaattatattattttgtagtCGAATATCGTCAATATTACCTATTGAACAAATTAAATACCTATGTTGTGGAAAAATGATTTTTAgtaattgtataaatatatattgataaagataaatattttgtagaaactatttaaataacaAGTTATTTCAGGAATATTTTCTGCAATAGTGAAAACTactagaacaacaacaatcttTCTGCTAAACTTTCAATGAGTGTCTTCAGATCGATGGTAATCATGACTTGCTGGGATAAAATCGTTTTGTTTAAAATCGATATCGATAAAAATCATATCGTTTTAAAACAATTAGAAGTCCTGAACACAAAGACGGCGACGTACGACACGACTGCAAATGTCGTCTTTAATCCAGCTTCTTACACATTTTGAAGACGGCAGCGACTTATAAAGAAGCTGAAGATGCCGTCTAAAGCGGttcatttgaatgaaatttaaaagttcTTCAAAGCGAAACTATTTGGCAGTGGCGTAGCCACAACTttgggcgcccggggccaaggatgttctgccgcccccctttatctacctacctacaagtttcatgaggtggttcgaacaaaagtgaatttttacaaaatatcttcgatattaagtatataaaatttaggaactagatagaagccacgcaaattctgaagttccaaaattctcataatacggtttttgaggaaattgatagtaaatttacaagacacattatttgttgaagtatttttctgaatattaaaaaacagcgaagatcgttttgccgcctccaagacgttgcgcccggggcgacggcccgcTTCGCCCTCCCCCATAGCTTCGCCACTGctattttgtgtaaaaaaaataagtaaataggtcgatttatttgttttaacacTTTGAGCCCCGCTTGTACCACCGGTGGACATTTATGTTTTGACGATTTGGGACAATGTGACCACCCGTGGACATTGGTGGATTTTCATTATGGGACAATGTGACCACAGCTGGtcacaaaaaaacaagaaaaaaacaacaacaaaaaatgcatttggtttaacaaaaataaatatcacaaaGTCACCTCAGtcgcaaaaaatcaataaaactaaaaaaacaatcaataaaacaaaaacaaacaaaccagCTTGTCAACTAAAGCACAACCCTTCGTCAGCACGCGGTCCACCGGTACAGAAGAAAAATGACTACGGGTGGGCACGCGGGGCTCAAAGTGTTAAATGATGAATTGTTATTACACTAGATATATTATGTCTTGAATATGATATCGGCAAAATTAGAAATGGTTTTAATATAACAACAGCGACAACTTCAAGCTAACTGTTCCCATAAAACGtatggattttaatttttgacagatGCTTCATGTCGCTCTATGTGTTCCATAcacaaaactaaaactaaaagcaaataacagctgattttatatttattgggagctaaatttataaaaatttttgtgaatgcGGCGcgtatttcatacatttttaagtGTTATGtcaaagaataaaaacaaaaagtctGCTACCGTTGTTGCTGTAGATGAGAAAAAACCAAGTGATGGTCCTGTCCAGTTGGACAAAAGCGGAAACATTTGCATTCGAATCCTCGCTAAACCGGGTGCCAAAATGAATGGCATTACGGATATAGGAAACGAAGGAGTTGGAATACAAATAGCAGCACCGCCCACAGAAGGAGAAGCAAACGCAGAACTCGTGAAATACCTGTCCAAACTTTTAGGATTACGGAAAAGTGACGTATCGCTGGATAAGGGATCTCGGTCACGCAATAAATTAGTAATGGTTAGTAAAGGAGTTACCACAATGgaaaatataaacgaaatattaaaaagggaATGCGATACGTAGAAAGTAAAATGTTTATGTTAAGaatgatttaataaatatttcgtcattGGAGTTAGTAAGTCTGCATTTATAACGAATAATGTAATTTAATGTAAGCAAATAGAGCAGCGTGAGATTGATTTGCTAAATTCTATTActgaatataataaattcatCTTTCTTCAtctagaataatttttaaatttattttatcttatttgcaatatttttgtactGTAATAATAGATACAAATGTGTTTGcattagtaaatatgtattttaattgcaGCAATCACTGTCATAGGCATCGTCTTTAATCCAACCAAACAGAAAGTATCCAACTGTAAGACCTAACAGAATTGATAGGCACAACCAGTAATTGAAACTCATAAATATCAACATAAGTAGCATAGATAATGTAACTTGAAATAAGAACAATAAGGTTTGTATGAGATGTTGAGGTGCTGCTATCTGCTTAaacaattgtttatttttaagtcCAGCAATTGTGCTGCATACAACATCTGTCTTCTCTTTGCTTTTAGATATCTTTTCTAGTTCCCTACGAAGAAGGAACTGTCGCAAAAACTTGACGCCTTCATACAAGAATGCCAAAAGGAAAATAGCAAACGCAGACaatgaaaattctaaaattgtcTTTGCGGTCCAAGCCTTCCAGAGAATTTGCTCGCAATGCCCACCATGAAACTGAAAATAAGGTCAGCAAATAAGCATTGTAGTATTACACAAATCACTTCAACTTACGAGCATCATATGCGGGCAAGAAATTTCCATCTTATCGCCACCATGGGCGTGATGACCTTCGGACATCTTAAGTATACTCCTTGCTTTCAGTGTagataaacaaaattgaatatttttgattaaactattattaattaaaagaaatgcagaGGCaacgagtttttttttatataaaacaggGTGAAGCAAAAGTGCCCATAATTTTTCCaccaattattgaaaatttcaatggcaataaattatgaaatcCTGTCACGCATCGCCTTGTACCCTGAAGTTCTATCGACGATCTAAAAGTATAACTTCTTAAATGTTAATTACATTTTGAAAGCAAGTTGTCCTCTGTAGTGTTTGATTTCTTTGATCACATTCAACGGCTTATATTCTTCAAACTGATTTAttacgaaattaaatttaaatcaacaaacttgattttcataaacaatttgtttattttaaatttcttattgttAATACAGAATCCATAACATACAGTATTaagttcatttaaatatttaatcctATGTAGATTCTCACACCCATACATCGATTTAAACGAAAGTTCCCAACTTAAGATAGGATTAGGCCGCTTAAAACGCGACAACAAAATGCCATTTTGATactcattaattgaacataaatAGTAGCTATAAGTCTAGAATTTTAGAGTTGTTCGCTAAATCGaatacaaaattatgtaaactAAATGAACTTATGATGTAGAACTAGCAAAATTCCCATTAAAATTTTGGAACAATGGAATTTTGTcagtatttttgtaatttaatcgACTTCTTCCATATGAGAGGCATCCTCAGTGTCATCAACCAATGGAGGCGCATCACCACCGCTCTGAGTATCCTCAGTTGCCATGGGCTCTTCTTCGTCAATACCAAGACCAAGTTTGATCATGCGATAAATACGAGAAGCATGCACTTGTGGACTGTCCAAGGAGAAACCTGAAGACAACAGCGCAGTCTCGAAAAGTAGGATGCACAAGTCTTTTACAGCCTTATCGTTCTTGTCAGCTTCAGCTTTTTGGCGTAAAGTCTCGATGATTGGATGTTCTGGATTGATTTCCAAATGTTTCTTTCCGGCCATGTAGCCCATAGTGGAGGTGTCACGTAACGCTTGCGCCTTCATTATACGCTCCATGTTAGCTGACCAACCGAATTGGGATGTTACAATACAACATGGCGACTCAACCAATCTGTTGGATACAACGACCTTTTCAACTTTGTTGTCCAAAATCGACTTCATCAGCTTGCACAAGTTTTCGAATTTAGCCTTGTCCTCCTCGCGCTTCTTCTTCTCAGCTTCATCTTCAGGCAACTCCAAACCTTCTTTGGTAACAGAAGTCAATTGTTTGCCCTTATATTCCTTCAAGTGTTGGATGACGTATTCATCAATTGGTTCAGTCATGTAGATTACTTCGAATCCTCGGGCCTTTACACGTTCAACGAATGCAGAGTTGCTTACTTGTTCCTTCGACTCACCAGTGATGAAGTAAATGTGTTTCTGGTTACTCTTCATACGTGAGACGTAATCAGACAAAGAAGCAGCATCATCACCAGAAGCCGAGGTGTGATAACGCAAGAAGTCAGCAAGTTTAGCACGGTTGTTGCTGTCTTCGTGCACACCCAATTTCAAATTCTTGGCAAATTGGTCGTAGAACTTCTTGTACAATTCTTTGTCTTCGGTAAGTTCTTCGATTAATTCCATGGTTTTCTTCACCAGATTTTTGCGAATAACTTTCAATACTTTGTTTTGTTGCAACATTTCACGAGAGATATTCAGAGGCAAATCTTCAGAGTCGACCACACCCTTGATGAAATTCAAATACTCGGGAATGAGTTCTTCACAATTATCCATGATGAAAACACGTCGAACATACAATTTAATGTTGTTGCGCTTCTTCTGATTTTCAAACAAATCGAAGGGAGTGCGACGTGGGATAAAGAGCAAAGCGCGGAACTCCAACTGGCCTTCAACGGAGAAATGCTTAACGGCTAAATGATCCTCCCAATCATTGGTAAGAGATTTGTAGAACTCGCCATATTCTTCCTGGGAAATATCATCGGGGTTGCGGGTCCAAATTGGTTTAGTTTTGTTTAACTCCTCATCCTCGGTGTATTTAACCTTTacagtcttcttcttcttcttatccTTATCTTTGTCCGCATCTTCATCTTCACCAACATCTTCAATCTTCGGCTCATCGGTATCCATGTCTTTCTTCTCTTCATCTTTTTTGTCATCTTCAGCCTCATCGTCACTCACTTCCTGATCACGTTCTTTTTCGACCAATAACTTAATTGGGTAACCAATGAATTGTGAGTGCTTGTTCACAATCTCTTTGATTTTGCTCTCTTCCAAATATTCGGTTTGATCTTCCTTAATATAAAGAACAATCTTGGTACCACGTCCCAAAGGTTCTGTGTTGTCAGGTTTGACAGTGAAAGAGCCACCGGCAGAAGACTCCCAAATGTATTGCTCATCATCGTTGTGCTTTGATGTAACGGTTACCTTATCAGCAACCAAGTAAGCCGAGTAGAAACCAACACCAAATTGACCAATCATAGAAATATCAGCACCAGCTTGCAATGCTTCCATGAATGCCTTTGTTCCAGACTTGGCAATTGTACCCAGATTGTTAACCAAATCGGATTTAGTCATACCAATACCGGTATCAATAAGGGTCAAGGTTCCAGCAGTCTTATTGGGAATGAGCTTGATGTACAGCTCCTTACCACTATCCAACTTAGTGGGGTCAGTCAACGACTCGTAGCGGATTTTATCCAAAGCATCAGAAGCGTTGGAGATCAACTCACGAAGGAAAATTTCTTTATTCGAGTAGAATGTGTTGATGATCAACGACATAAGCTGAGCAATTTCAGCTTGGAAAGCAAAGGTTTCCACTTCCTCTGGCATCTGTaatcaacaataaataaaatatttaagtcaaaaactaaattattgatttagtaaaaaaaaaataaataatgcgtTCAATCttcatttaaaacaaataacctTGCGGaatcaatcaataaatttttaacgtccattacaaaaatttttagttctACACTCTGAATActatttttaacacattttagaACTATAGTTAATAATACACAccttgttttattatatattaaacaacaaatacaaaatacttCTTTGAATAAAATTCTTTAGTCACTTGCaaataatatgcaaaaacaCTTT from Bactrocera tryoni isolate S06 chromosome 5, CSIRO_BtryS06_freeze2, whole genome shotgun sequence includes these protein-coding regions:
- the LOC120776344 gene encoding puromycin-sensitive aminopeptidase isoform X1, with the translated sequence MYTNALKAGCRTAMHAWKFKNELGKLRLDLAKANTEFTQHLLKAVSCNSPVNLTQFIRKLHGIKLRFVRQRIPEYQPRLKFSQEFSNPLRARLYSDYHCCRKLTAIDVALIVSKQSASQLPCFVYPKINCASVLLFESSLCTENCHLCEHLDTAISSKQYVKQQKQFYRDYSSASLGAPLKYTEAPLLGDLCQKYGFVISRTSADAGFNSVAGHRFEIRRNMSTSPQKEFKRLPTDVVPTHYVLELQPNLEAFTFEGNTSVHLKICDATKSITLNALDITINKVDLELNGEILQPSNITYSTDNETATLIFDKELPAASSGVLKMSFAGELNDKMKGFYRSKYFTPGGEERYAGVTQFEATDARRCFPCWDEPAIKATFDIALIVPQDRVALSNMPEIQEEKLENNLRRIRFDRTPIMSTYLVAVVVGEYDYVEGKSEDGVIVRVFTPIGKKEQGLFALEVATKVLPYYKSYFNIAYPLPKMDLIAISDFSAGAMENWGLVTYRETFVLVDPKNTSLMRKQSIALTVGHEIAHQWFGNLVTMEWWTHLWLNEGYASFVEFLCVNHLFPEYDIWTQFVTDMYTRALELDSLKNSHPIEVPVGHPCEIDEIFDEISYNKGASVIRMLHDYIGEEDFRKGMNIYLTRHQYKNTFTEDLWAALQEASSKPVAKVMSTWIKLKGFPVVSVESVQNSDNQRLLKLTQNKFTADGSAPDGDYTWVIPVTVSTSRDPNKIAKTFLLDQKSMEVVLDDVTADDWVKINPGTVGFYRTRYSKEMLEKLLPAVRKMELPPLDRLGLIDDMFAMVQAGQASTAEVLKLIDSYRNETNYTVWTAITNSLANLHILISHTDLMDDFNRYGEKLYRPVADRLGWDVREGENHLDTLLRSLVLSRLVSFRCKDIIAEAQKRFDNHADGTNPIPADLRSTCYKAVLQDGDEKIFNEMLQLYRSTDLHEEQDRISRALGCIGNVNILRKVIDFAMSGEVRAQDSVFVIVAVAVNPKGRVLAWEFFKDNNQKLLQQYQGSFLLTRLIKYLIENFASEERATEVETYFKENQFPGTERTVSQAVETIRLNANWLKRDLDSLTTYLKNQ
- the LOC120776344 gene encoding puromycin-sensitive aminopeptidase isoform X2; its protein translation is MYTNALKAGCRTAMHAWKFKNAVSCNSPVNLTQFIRKLHGIKLRFVRQRIPEYQPRLKFSQEFSNPLRARLYSDYHCCRKLTAIDVALIVSKQSASQLPCFVYPKINCASVLLFESSLCTENCHLCEHLDTAISSKQYVKQQKQFYRDYSSASLGAPLKYTEAPLLGDLCQKYGFVISRTSADAGFNSVAGHRFEIRRNMSTSPQKEFKRLPTDVVPTHYVLELQPNLEAFTFEGNTSVHLKICDATKSITLNALDITINKVDLELNGEILQPSNITYSTDNETATLIFDKELPAASSGVLKMSFAGELNDKMKGFYRSKYFTPGGEERYAGVTQFEATDARRCFPCWDEPAIKATFDIALIVPQDRVALSNMPEIQEEKLENNLRRIRFDRTPIMSTYLVAVVVGEYDYVEGKSEDGVIVRVFTPIGKKEQGLFALEVATKVLPYYKSYFNIAYPLPKMDLIAISDFSAGAMENWGLVTYRETFVLVDPKNTSLMRKQSIALTVGHEIAHQWFGNLVTMEWWTHLWLNEGYASFVEFLCVNHLFPEYDIWTQFVTDMYTRALELDSLKNSHPIEVPVGHPCEIDEIFDEISYNKGASVIRMLHDYIGEEDFRKGMNIYLTRHQYKNTFTEDLWAALQEASSKPVAKVMSTWIKLKGFPVVSVESVQNSDNQRLLKLTQNKFTADGSAPDGDYTWVIPVTVSTSRDPNKIAKTFLLDQKSMEVVLDDVTADDWVKINPGTVGFYRTRYSKEMLEKLLPAVRKMELPPLDRLGLIDDMFAMVQAGQASTAEVLKLIDSYRNETNYTVWTAITNSLANLHILISHTDLMDDFNRYGEKLYRPVADRLGWDVREGENHLDTLLRSLVLSRLVSFRCKDIIAEAQKRFDNHADGTNPIPADLRSTCYKAVLQDGDEKIFNEMLQLYRSTDLHEEQDRISRALGCIGNVNILRKVIDFAMSGEVRAQDSVFVIVAVAVNPKGRVLAWEFFKDNNQKLLQQYQGSFLLTRLIKYLIENFASEERATEVETYFKENQFPGTERTVSQAVETIRLNANWLKRDLDSLTTYLKNQ
- the LOC120776346 gene encoding ATP synthase subunit b, mitochondrial; this translates as MLSRTALLSVQRPLGVLAMRSASAAGSGDQVARRERPEHPGKVRLGFIPEEWFQFFYNKTGVTGPYTFGVGLLTYLCSKEIYVMEHEYYSGLSLAIMAIVAVKKLGPTVAAWTDKEIDRIENEWKSGREEELQNLADAIEAEKKEQWRAEGALLLMDAKKENIALQLEAAFRERAMNVYTEVKRRLDYQVECRHIERRINQKHMVNWIVNNVLGSITPQQEKETLDKCIADLSALAVRAK
- the LOC120778870 gene encoding stress-associated endoplasmic reticulum protein 2, producing the protein MAPPQRMRVANEKASKYVTMRGNVPKSSKSKDNQYPVGPWLLALFIFVVCGSAIFQIIQSIRAA